The stretch of DNA GGTAATGTAAATCTACCAACAAAGATAAAGTTTTTATTGTGGCAAATAATGTTTTAATTTGACATAATTTCAATGATAAAGAGTAAGCAATGCATCAGCATTTTTACTTCGCATTATCTTTAAATCAATGACTGAGCCAAATGTTACAAGGCAATAGAATTATCTGTTTTCAAATGACTAATGTCAATAGTACCTGATTAAAGATAATAGGAAAAgttctttcaaaaatttctgTCTAAAAATACTGGTAGATAATGGCAAACATTGACAACTTCTTTTTATCTCATTTATTGACTTAACAATAGAATTCAAGATAATTCTTATGCCATCTTTTACAAGACTTCCTTATACCTGATTCATAGGTATCTTTATTGAAACATTGCTTACTTATCACCATGAACTTGTGTTTTTATTAGTAGCCAATAACAGGAAAGAAATGAACAAGTCATTGTATTCTTCAAACTTACGCAAATGTTATATTACTAAGAGGATTTGCTCCTTCTCTAggattctttcttctttctgcTTTTACTTTTCCATCCATGATGGTTTTTGATTAATTAGCTTTTCCTGCAAAATTTTGGTGTGGACaggaaaaattacaattttttgttaaattaatgtatatttacaaacaataaaattaatgtacTATGctattataactttattatttcactacaaatatatacaaatgaaagataaataaataagtagaGTAGGCATATACTATGTAAGTACTTGTTCTGATAAGTGATGTACAAAATGATAAGTTAACAAACTAAATctaacaatacaaaatatatctttAAGTATCGGTAGGGTTTTATCAGATTTCTAATTGGCATTAGTACATATTAATAGATATTATTCTCGATTTGACACATGTTCTATTTTTAACATAAGTACAGGAAATTGATATTTGCTCCTATATGTAAAAACGTTTAACAGTTCTATTTAATAGCAACAATACAAAACGATTATACCAACTAAATACGAAATGTTAAAGCAGAACATTTAATGATTGTACACTTAAATGTTCTTAATACTTTTACAAAATGCTTTGGTTTAATCTCCTTATATAATATGGGATTGCTTGCTTAAAATAATGCTTCAAAGAACATTGATTATATATCAAATGGTTATATATCAAATTGGACTTTACTCGCCCGACTTAATCTACACGTGCTTACTTCTTGTAAAACTATACGAAGAAGTCTGATTGGCGAGGCGTTGACAAATCGAATTTAACATATGTAATAGAAACtagaatttacaaattttcggCAGTGTGCGCTAAAGTTTATTAACGTCTTTAATAACATTAAATGATTCATCGATTGTTAGAATCACGTCTGATAAATGAACTGTCATATCATCATCACGCTTTTTCAAGATAACCCAAAACGATAGGTTTGATGCATGTTGCTGGTAGATAGAAGcgagaaatattataaaatgtaaatgatGGAAAGCACAAATAAATGTTTAGTCAATGTTTCGCGCGACTTACGATCAAAGAAGATAGACGTGTCTATTTTACAGCATGCGAATGTTCCATTACTTTTCACTTGCACAACAATTCGTTGGATGACTAGCAACATCCACTTAAGTAGGAGGACGTTACTTGACTGTGCTTTACTCGCCTGCGCTCGCATGAGTTATTGGTTAACCTTAAACTAATACGTGATATCGCCCCGTAGTTATCTTTGCGTATATCTACACAtttctatctttctttttctatatcCATATTACTTCGCAATGACGATCAGGACGGCATCTCTTGACAGACTAATGAAAAGAGGGATCTGCTTATCAACACAGCACATCTTTGATGTAAGAACTGAATAAACACATTTTCATCAAGATAATTGACCAGCAGGTCGATAACTATATCAAATTAACCAAATAACATTAAATGAACGATAATAAAAAAGTTAGTTTCAATTCCTATtcgaaattttcattacaCTGAATGAAACCCGCAGTCGTCTAACAGAAGAATTCCAATTTAAGAATTAacttacaaattttatttaattaaatgacTATTTAATTACCCAATGTTCTTgttatcgataaattaaatGACAAGAAAGAGATTTCACCGATACATtatcttttaaaatgttcATTGACGCGAACAAAAGGCAAAACTAAAATTTCtcaatgaaataatttcgGGTTTTCTGGTAAAACAATGGTCGACTAGAGTTAAGTTTTATTTCATGGAATTTATCGAACTGTCGGTAACACTTTTGTACAATATATCATCGCACGTAttgaaagtaaaagaaaattcaataGAAATGTATTACAAGTATAGTTTAAGTTTAAATACTTAACGCATACATATAGAAAGGACATTTATCGATTGGCAGGTTGTAGCTTCGTGTCATACTTATTGTTAGTTCAAAATTTGGTCTTATACTATCATCTCGGATTTTTCGCAATTCATAGTTCTTCGTCTCTTCATCATTGTTACTAATCCTCGAAAAGTTCAACAATTTTGTTCAGATAATGTGTCATCTATTTTATGTGGTTAAAAAGAATAACTAAGGAAATTGTACAAATACGAAGAACTAGTATCAGAGAGCTGGACATAACATagcatttttatcatttactTTTTCCCTTTGTAGGCCGTACTTGAGACTAGGAAATTTATACACAATGCATTGACGACATTTGGCACTTTTTGTAAAAAGCataaaattatgttaaatttaaatttttgattATAATGAATATATTTGAGGTTAAAAAAGGCATAAATACTTTTGAAAACGaacgtaaaaataatagaaaatatttttttcattaaatatcaataaacGCAGTATTCAACATGactatacatacatacatatgtatttgctcgtgcatacaatataagtatgtatataagattggatataagtatatattttgTGTGTGTGCTgtgtgtattatatatatatatatacacacacacacacacaacatatacatacaatataactTATACCGACATTACGTTCTCAAGCGATGAAACGAAGAGTCCGTTTAAAAGACGCATGTGATGAGAATTACATTGTATACGTAGTATGTATCATCAAGGCGTCAATTAAGCATCTGAATTGATAACACATCTTCTATTGAACTTTACGAATCTCATTTCCAGAAACTTACGTATCTGATTTATGATTGTATAACATTCATTAGCTTCAACAACTATGCGATAATAATAacacgtatgtatgtatatcgaaATTTTGATATCGCGTACGACGATCAGAGTCGTTGTTTAGCGTTAGGTAGTAGAAACAGGACAAACGACGGAAATTCGTGATATCGGTTTTCGATTAAATTCATAGATTAACGATAATCATAATCATAAACGAGAATCATAATCCGAGATCGCACGGTTATTTATTTTGTGTAGGAATATTTGTGTACGCAATCGTGATTTTATACTTTGCTCTTCCGTCCGAATTTCTTGTCCTTGTAAACTTCTTACAGTTTAATTTCACGACTTAACGCATTTCCATGATCGCAAGAACATTGGTAAGTACTTAGATGCCTCTGAATAATTCTACCCTTCCTCCGTCCGATATTCAAAATCTTTCGATGGGGGCGTCTTCGCTGTTTCGAACCGATCGCAAATCGATCTCGCAAATTCCGAATGAAACTCATAGAAACGAGGCCTTCAGATTCCAGGAAACCGATACTAGAAATTCGCAGGCGAATACACGATGCGTTCGATCGAATTTCTGCAATCTAATATTCCCGTAGTATAACTTATCGCAAGGTTATCCTGTGCGAATACGAGCAGGGACAACATCCGTTTTAATCCTTCTGTACGTTCGCGAATCGACATACGTTGGAAGCAAGTTTTCGTATCGGTTTCCTTGAACGCGAAGCCTCGCAAAAGTAATTTCTTCCGCATTTTCTACCTACTACATTTTTCGCCATCGCTTCCGTTTTTTATTAGATCACACATGTTACGGGATACTCTCATATTGATGAAAGATCGAAGTCTCACGTAACACCTTATACATATCAGCATATAtctagaaaaaaaaatcgctccGACATAcgtctttttctttgttttaagGGCCAGACGAACTAACATCTGCTTCTCGTCTTCCTGTTTCTCACTTTGTTCGTTTTTTGTCGATCGAACATAGAATCGAATCGATCGTAGGTACCTCTGTTTGACAACTAGACGCTATGACCAGATTTCAAGTGTTTTCCGATTGGTTTAAATTACTGTTGAGTAACTCGGTATTTGCGTTGTTTGCGTTTAGCCTCTGCTCTTCCTTCAGCTTCTTCTTCCGCTTGTTTCTCTTGTGCACCCAAAACAAGCTAATGAACAGACAGATGAGGAAGCCAGAGATGCAACAGGCGATCAATATCCACATGTACCTGGCCTTTTTCGTCTCCTCTTTCAATCGCTGTATTTCCGAGCACTGCTCGTACAGTTCCGTGGTTCTATTGCTGAACTCCGGTTTCGTGCATCCCCTTTCGTGCTCTTCGGTGCAGTTGTAGACTGGTCGCGAATGAATTCCGCGGATGCTCAGCCACGCGTTCAACGTCTGGCACTCGCAGCTATTCGCGTCGAATTTGATCGGATTTTTAGATAAGTCAAGGATCTGTAAAGAACAGAAGGAAGCCAGATCCTCCGGAGAAACAGAGGCAATGCTGTTGCCCGAAACGTTCAGGTGCAACAGCGTGGGAAGCGGACCCAGCTGTGGTATCTTGTTAAGCCTGTTCTTCGCTAGCTGCAAGAAGATCAACGGAGACTTCACTTCCATGTTTTTGAATAGGTCGTCGCTCAGTCTATTTTTGGCTAGATAAATCTTTTGGAGATACGGTAACTGGAAGAGACTCTTGGGAAGGGAATCGCAGCCGTTTGTCGACAGATCGATCACCCTCAGGTATCGTAGATTATCGAATGCTCCCTCCTGGATCTCCTGGATGAAATTGTCGCTCAGATAAACATAGGCGAGATTCGTGTACGCCGCCAGACTGTCGTTCGTCAACACTCGCACTCTGTTCACAGACGCGTCCAGCACCTATAGCAAGAATTCGATTCGTTTAATGCTGCAATCGGAAGAACATAATAGTTTGGCAGATAGTGACCTTTCTCCGTCTATGATAACTTACTTTGCCGTTAGTCATCTAGCTTTGTCACATTGATGGTGAAGATGAAGGAAACGCAAATACGGCATCATCGATCGAGCGTCATCGTCTCACGTAATCGCAGAAGAAACACCATACTTTCGTTTTCTCCGCTTTTACCATCAACTTAGTTAGATGTAACTTTCGAAATAGCTTGTTACACACGGACTATCGCTAATCACTATCTTCCGGATTATGTGAAGACTCCATGCTTCGACTCGTCTTACCTGAATTTCCGTCTTCAAATGCGGAGGAATCCATTCGAGGCCTAAATTCTTGCAATGAACTTGGATCATCGAATACCCCCTGCTGTACTTGCAAATCCTCGAAGGGATGTCCTGATCCATGACTAGTGTTGGCCCGGAAAATCCAAGGACCATCGTGTCCCGCATGGTCGCTACGACGAAGCCCAGCATTAGGAGCCCGTTCATCAGAACTGCACTCATGCCTGTAACAGAGAGGCGAGATTTTTCTCGTTGAAGCTTCAAGTTTGCTTTCGCGTCCATGCTTCGAGACGTTGGCGACGTTTCGGAAGAGACGCGAATTCTCGAAAATATCGGGGATAACGTCACGGCAGTTTTCGCCCGCGTGAAACTAGCTAGCGTTCCAACGCTTCTCGTTTCGTAACAAGCGAAACTCAGACCGTTCCGCTTGCTCGAAAGGCCAATGAGATACGTACATTCGCGTTACGTTTGAAAACTTATGGCGAAGTAACGTGCGAAAATTCGCCGGCTGCGAATGGCAGGGAAAAAGTATGCGTTGTTATGTAGCGGACTTCGATCCATTATTCTCCGGTGACCGCTCTCGCAAACAATGCGCAAACAATGACGGGAGAATTTCTGAGAAGTATCTTCGATACGGCATTTCACATAGCTGCAACTATAGCTATGGATGCTTTCGCCTCTGTAGAAAACTTTGCTGATCGATGACTGGCTTATAAAATTCATCTGATCGACCGCAACCATGAAACCGCGAACGAGACCCATTTCCCGCGCTAGATTTTCCAGGCTTTTCAAAGTCGAGTCGGTTATCGTTCTTTCGAACAGAGTTTGGTCACGTCTTGTTCGATGCACGCCACGAAATTGCAATCGCGACGCTTTATCGCACCAGTTCCTTATCACGGAAATTGATCGATCAACGGTTTTCAGGATGCCATGGAGGACGAATTCGCGGAAGATGGTTATCGTCGAGTTGCAAGAATTTCTCTCCGTTCAGGCACGTGCCGAAGAAGTCAGTTTATGTACCATGGAAGCAATTCGCGTGGCTGGAGCAGCTAGCGAGCGTTTGACTTGTGTTTATTGTACCAAGCTTTGATGAACTGCAGAACCAGTCCCGGTAATGTAAGCCAACTAACTATATTCTCTGGCCGATAGACAGAACGGAGAGCACGCTCGACGGATACATTTTATGCATCGTTCGCGAAATTCAAAGCCGACTCTCTCGATGCGTTGCGCAAACACCGAGGTACCTGTTTCGCCGTTTCAACTGGGGTTTCCATCTGTTCGACGAATATGCGAATAACTCGACCGATGCAGATCGTTAAAGTTTTAAAATCGTTCAACCCGCCACAACCGCGTCAAGAACCcataaatttttcaacgagcctCCGGCTGCAACGAATTCAGGGCTGTGGCACGCGTCAATTAAAAGCTACCGAGTCGTTGCGTTGCTTAAGCGATTGTTGTTTCGAAGGAAACGCGCGGAGAGTCGCGAAGGATCAGATAAATACTAGGAATGTACGACACGCGAAAAGGATTCGAAATAACGTGGTAACCGAACAGAATCCCAAAATAGATCGTATTATCGCAAAGATGCCTGCGTTACGCTGCTCGCGGCAACAGGTCTGTGAAACGTATGGAAAAGGCTGAGAGCTCCTCATCGTGGTTATTCGTGGCGCGCTCAAACCATCAAACTTTAAACGTAAACTCGACTAACCGATGGACCGTGATCGACGTTGCTGAAAACGGGAGGATCACCGGGAGGATGAAGGAACAGGAACGAGCGCGTTAACTAGAGAAGACCAAGATGCTTTGTAGAGACGAGAGAGACGAGAGATAAAACGCGACTAACTGCAAGATAGGTGGGCCAAACTCGTGGAAATAAATTAGCGAGTTCTCGTGTATCAGGCGATTCAATTAGTAAGTAAGTTTGGTGAGACCTGTATTGTTACTGCTCCTATTATCCAAATACGTACTCAACTATCCGAACATTCTGTTATCTGAACGCTTTTTCTTCCGGAACAACGTTCACCATTCCGTGTCCTG from Bombus huntii isolate Logan2020A chromosome 3, iyBomHunt1.1, whole genome shotgun sequence encodes:
- the LOC126864307 gene encoding slit homolog 3 protein, translating into MQRFWNVSGGWSDRKTGMSAVLMNGLLMLGFVVATMRDTMVLGFSGPTLVMDQDIPSRICKYSRGYSMIQVHCKNLGLEWIPPHLKTEIQVLDASVNRVRVLTNDSLAAYTNLAYVYLSDNFIQEIQEGAFDNLRYLRVIDLSTNGCDSLPKSLFQLPYLQKIYLAKNRLSDDLFKNMEVKSPLIFLQLAKNRLNKIPQLGPLPTLLHLNVSGNSIASVSPEDLASFCSLQILDLSKNPIKFDANSCECQTLNAWLSIRGIHSRPVYNCTEEHERGCTKPEFSNRTTELYEQCSEIQRLKEETKKARYMWILIACCISGFLICLFISLFWVHKRNKRKKKLKEEQRLNANNANTELLNSNLNQSENT